Proteins co-encoded in one Spirosoma endbachense genomic window:
- the trmB gene encoding tRNA (guanosine(46)-N7)-methyltransferase TrmB produces MTRRKHHFFLQNAESANVIEVGKPLYKTIKGRWRLDYFTNDKPIVLELACGKGEYTIGLAQAFPDTNFIGVDIKGDRIARGAKIAQTLGLTNVAFLRTDINYLQEFFEEGEVNEIWITFPDPQPRPKQDKHRLTHPRFLAIYKQLLVRGGTMHLKTDSPDLFAYSVEQVKQFGCSDLQLTTDLYQSPLNKIHLGIKTKYEQVFFDKGFTINYLQCKMGVIL; encoded by the coding sequence GTGACTCGTCGTAAACATCATTTCTTTCTGCAAAATGCAGAAAGCGCAAACGTTATTGAAGTTGGTAAACCCCTCTATAAAACGATCAAAGGGCGCTGGCGACTGGACTATTTTACAAATGACAAACCAATTGTACTTGAGTTGGCCTGTGGGAAAGGGGAGTATACAATTGGGTTAGCCCAGGCGTTCCCGGATACCAATTTTATCGGCGTCGATATAAAAGGGGATCGCATTGCCAGAGGGGCCAAAATAGCACAGACGCTTGGTTTGACGAACGTAGCTTTTCTGCGAACGGATATAAATTACCTGCAGGAATTTTTCGAGGAAGGGGAGGTCAACGAAATCTGGATCACCTTTCCGGACCCCCAGCCCCGGCCGAAGCAGGATAAGCATCGACTGACTCATCCTCGTTTTTTAGCGATTTACAAACAGCTTCTTGTCAGGGGTGGGACTATGCATTTAAAAACAGATAGCCCTGATTTATTCGCCTACAGTGTTGAGCAGGTTAAACAATTTGGCTGCTCCGATTTACAATTGACAACTGACTTATACCAGTCACCATTGAACAAAATACACTTAGGCATAAAGACCAAATACGAACAAGTGTTCTTTGATAAAGGATTTACAATTAACTATTTACAATGCAAAATGGGTGTGATCTTGTAA
- the menD gene encoding 2-succinyl-5-enolpyruvyl-6-hydroxy-3-cyclohexene-1-carboxylic-acid synthase, whose product MPVLQPIVNLAELLSQKGITDVVVSPGSRSAPLTLAVARHPRLRVRVMADERSAGFVALGMAQQSRNPVAIICTSGSAVYNLAPAVVEAYFQQIPLLILTADRPHEWLHQQDGQTIDQVNLFGTHVKRSYDLPADYSHPDARWYIERSLNEAVNLCRLAPLGPVHINVPLREPFYPTTDEPFPYEQVRLIDTLRVQPALPPEVWHDLLNEWERNERILLAVGQLPYDPDLLTCLQKISEEMGVPVVGEIVSNTARNGLFITHSDTFLSGLDEAFGVSLRPDLLITMGHSFLTRNLKTFFRRFPARRHWHIQPTVDRINDSFQSLTTLIPAEPRLFLQKLMADLDFQRFLQGDEDDDSHEFLNHWQTADRQAARLVYQTIAGTDARLTDWSAVQAVLDQLPAQSILHLANSMPVRYANLCGVDQSLQIQVSANRGVSGIDGCLSTAVGAALMTDRIVTLLVGDVAFFYDRNALWSAPVPPNLRIVLLNNDSGHIFRIIDGPSRQPELETYFETPHGYTARNTADDARISYQVCETQDALRSLLPDFFAPSPQAKLLEISTDKHTNQNQFLAYKSAIGELTLKLQR is encoded by the coding sequence ATGCCAGTACTTCAACCCATTGTTAACCTAGCCGAACTGCTCAGCCAGAAAGGAATTACGGACGTCGTGGTGTCGCCAGGTTCCCGGTCGGCACCGCTGACGCTGGCCGTTGCCCGGCATCCCCGGCTACGGGTCCGCGTGATGGCCGACGAGCGATCAGCGGGCTTTGTTGCCCTTGGAATGGCTCAGCAAAGTCGAAACCCGGTGGCGATCATCTGCACCTCGGGCAGTGCGGTCTACAACCTGGCTCCGGCTGTGGTGGAAGCTTATTTTCAACAGATTCCGCTCCTGATCCTGACGGCTGACCGGCCCCACGAATGGCTGCACCAGCAGGATGGGCAGACGATCGATCAGGTTAATCTCTTTGGGACGCACGTGAAGCGTAGTTATGACCTCCCCGCCGATTATAGCCATCCCGATGCCCGCTGGTATATTGAACGATCCCTCAATGAAGCCGTGAACCTGTGTCGACTGGCCCCATTAGGCCCCGTTCATATCAATGTACCGCTTCGGGAGCCGTTTTATCCAACGACCGATGAACCCTTCCCCTATGAACAGGTACGACTCATCGATACGCTGCGTGTCCAACCGGCACTGCCGCCCGAAGTCTGGCATGATTTACTCAACGAATGGGAGCGCAATGAACGAATCCTGCTGGCCGTAGGGCAGCTTCCGTATGATCCGGATTTGCTGACCTGCCTGCAAAAAATCAGCGAGGAGATGGGGGTACCCGTTGTTGGCGAGATTGTCAGTAACACGGCCCGCAATGGCCTGTTCATTACACATTCGGATACGTTCCTGTCGGGACTGGACGAGGCATTCGGTGTGTCGCTTCGACCGGATCTGCTCATCACCATGGGTCATTCGTTCCTGACCCGGAATCTGAAAACATTTTTCCGCCGGTTTCCGGCGCGTCGGCACTGGCACATTCAACCAACGGTGGATCGCATCAACGATTCGTTTCAAAGCCTGACAACGCTAATTCCCGCAGAACCTCGCCTTTTTTTACAGAAATTAATGGCAGACCTGGATTTCCAGCGTTTTTTGCAGGGCGATGAGGACGATGACTCGCATGAATTTCTGAACCATTGGCAAACCGCCGATCGACAGGCCGCCCGCCTTGTTTACCAAACAATTGCCGGTACGGATGCCCGACTCACGGACTGGTCGGCGGTACAGGCCGTGCTGGATCAGTTACCCGCCCAGTCGATCCTGCATCTGGCCAATAGTATGCCCGTACGCTACGCCAATCTCTGCGGAGTCGATCAGTCCTTGCAGATTCAGGTTTCGGCCAATCGGGGAGTCAGCGGTATCGACGGCTGCCTGAGTACGGCTGTCGGTGCCGCCCTGATGACGGACCGGATCGTTACGCTGCTTGTTGGCGATGTTGCCTTTTTTTATGATCGAAACGCCCTATGGTCCGCTCCTGTGCCGCCTAATCTGCGAATTGTGCTCCTCAACAACGATAGCGGACATATTTTCCGGATCATCGACGGACCCAGCCGACAACCGGAGCTGGAAACGTATTTTGAAACGCCCCACGGATACACGGCCCGAAATACCGCCGACGATGCCCGGATTTCGTATCAGGTCTGCGAAACTCAGGACGCATTGCGATCCCTCCTACCCGATTTCTTTGCGCCCAGTCCGCAGGCAAAACTGCTGGAGATATCAACGGATAAGCACACGAATCAGAATCAGTTTTTAGCCTATAAATCAGCAATTGGAGAACTGACATTAAAACTACAACGATAG
- a CDS encoding helix-turn-helix transcriptional regulator, producing the protein MVLRKLMTINDKIKQILIDKNLSPSYFADEIGVQRSSISHILSGRNRPSFDIIQKIIRRFPELGYEWIMEEDNQNHLNQSVPAGYSDRGVPRPSNQDRSERFSTSTPYSTPHPITIRSQRNEIPPSIPTPAQIIDGGDSPPVPATTDKKVERILIFYTDGSFREYTPSGS; encoded by the coding sequence ATGGTTCTTCGAAAGCTCATGACGATTAATGACAAAATTAAACAGATCCTAATTGACAAGAATCTATCGCCGTCTTACTTTGCAGATGAAATTGGTGTACAGCGTTCCAGCATTTCTCATATTCTTTCGGGTCGTAATCGCCCCAGCTTCGATATTATTCAGAAAATAATCCGCCGTTTCCCTGAGCTAGGGTATGAGTGGATTATGGAAGAAGATAATCAGAACCACCTGAATCAGTCAGTTCCCGCTGGCTATTCAGATAGGGGTGTACCCCGTCCCTCGAATCAGGATCGATCTGAACGATTCAGTACAAGTACGCCTTATTCGACACCTCACCCCATCACCATTCGAAGTCAGCGGAACGAGATTCCTCCCAGTATACCAACACCCGCACAAATCATAGATGGTGGCGATTCCCCCCCAGTTCCTGCTACGACAGACAAGAAAGTAGAACGAATATTAATTTTCTATACCGACGGCTCGTTTCGGGAATACACGCCTTCGGGTTCATAA
- a CDS encoding tetratricopeptide repeat protein: MKSVFVVLIACCLSAGVHAQNQGGAAATLDAAAMDAVKKDKEKSDKDITDAKSAAKASTWMDRAKTYQNIAGQYIRIDSSAATTAYEAFKKVMELDKDKKGGPGKLAKEAEEALKGQALYGAFMQQGVAKFQAKNYPDAIKAMSMAGDINPKDTLAPLYTAIAAQQVKDNATAKTQLEKYIAGGGKDASIYGSLAMLYRSDNEIDKALATLDKAIAMAPNNKDLGNEKINIMLTTNRMDEAITGMKQMVEKDPSNVQNLVNLSIVYHNVADKTNEEVRKLEGETKKGSNAGKQLADAKALLDTYNGEVTRLSGLIKKQPKNADLKRQLADVQKKSTDQKATIAQLETEAKAAAANASAASEGEKKLTDLRQKLAEEKKLEKDYLTKAMAVDANNYDANFNLGVFYFNEAVEMKRSVDKMDMAEYSKNGKELDGKVCGKFKQALPYFTKAKSIKDEADLNENLTNLQNILKQYEEKKVACIETKE, translated from the coding sequence ATGAAATCAGTTTTTGTAGTTCTTATAGCCTGTTGCCTGTCTGCAGGAGTACATGCTCAGAACCAGGGTGGGGCAGCTGCTACGTTGGATGCTGCCGCGATGGATGCCGTTAAGAAAGATAAGGAGAAAAGCGACAAGGATATTACCGATGCAAAAAGTGCGGCTAAAGCCAGCACCTGGATGGATCGGGCTAAAACCTACCAGAACATCGCTGGTCAGTATATCCGTATCGACTCCAGTGCTGCCACAACGGCTTACGAAGCGTTCAAGAAGGTAATGGAACTGGATAAAGACAAGAAAGGTGGTCCGGGTAAATTGGCGAAGGAAGCGGAAGAAGCGTTGAAAGGCCAGGCTTTATACGGTGCCTTCATGCAGCAGGGTGTCGCCAAATTCCAGGCGAAGAATTACCCGGATGCCATCAAGGCGATGTCGATGGCGGGTGATATCAATCCGAAAGATACGCTGGCTCCCTTGTATACCGCCATTGCCGCCCAGCAGGTGAAAGACAACGCAACGGCTAAAACCCAACTGGAGAAATACATTGCCGGTGGGGGAAAAGATGCGTCTATTTATGGCTCGCTGGCCATGCTGTACCGGAGTGACAATGAAATTGACAAAGCGCTGGCTACGCTCGACAAGGCCATTGCCATGGCCCCTAATAACAAGGATCTGGGGAACGAGAAGATCAACATTATGCTGACGACAAACCGGATGGATGAAGCCATTACCGGCATGAAGCAAATGGTGGAGAAAGATCCCAGCAATGTTCAGAATCTGGTGAACCTATCGATTGTCTATCACAATGTTGCTGATAAGACAAACGAAGAGGTTCGTAAACTGGAAGGTGAGACAAAAAAGGGAAGCAATGCCGGCAAGCAACTGGCCGATGCGAAAGCCCTGCTTGACACCTATAACGGTGAGGTAACCCGGTTGAGCGGTTTGATTAAAAAGCAACCAAAGAATGCCGATCTGAAACGCCAGCTGGCCGATGTTCAGAAAAAGTCGACGGATCAGAAAGCAACCATTGCCCAGTTGGAAACGGAAGCTAAAGCAGCCGCAGCCAATGCGTCGGCAGCATCCGAGGGGGAGAAGAAGCTGACTGATTTGAGGCAAAAACTGGCAGAAGAAAAGAAACTGGAAAAAGACTATCTGACTAAAGCGATGGCCGTCGATGCGAATAATTACGATGCCAACTTTAACCTGGGTGTCTTTTACTTTAACGAAGCGGTCGAAATGAAGCGGTCGGTCGATAAGATGGACATGGCTGAGTACAGCAAAAACGGGAAAGAGCTGGACGGTAAAGTGTGTGGTAAATTCAAGCAAGCCTTACCATACTTTACTAAGGCCAAGTCAATAAAAGACGAAGCTGATCTGAACGAAAACCTGACGAATCTTCAGAACATTCTGAAGCAGTACGAAGAGAAGAAAGTCGCCTGCATCGAAACGAAAGAATAG
- a CDS encoding bifunctional folylpolyglutamate synthase/dihydrofolate synthase: protein MQYQEALDYLYSRLPVFHRIGPKAFKPGLDNTLRLCEALGNPQQQFRSIHVAGTNGKGSTSHMLAAIYQSAGYRVGLYTSPHLKSFTERIRLNGQPIVEDDVALFVTTNQSLIESIEPSFFEVTVAMAFAYFARQQPDVAIIEVGLGGRLDSTNVITPLASVITNIGLDHTDILGDTLTKIAREKAGITKAGIPVIIGETQPETTPVFTEMANQLKAPIVFADQLYTVADAGLSDGVRTIRVKSGDRETQSFSLDLTGGYQLHNVATVLATVDVLQTILPVSTESIQTGLQAVVPLTGLKGRFQILHQQPRVIVDTAHNKPGLDALFTTIQSIPFASLRLVIGLVADKDRTAVLLSLPESAIYYFCQADTPRSLPAVTLQAEAASLGRMGKSYPDVNSALAAALQQATPDDLILITGSNYHIAELIDL, encoded by the coding sequence ATGCAGTACCAGGAAGCACTCGACTATTTATACAGTCGGCTCCCCGTTTTTCACCGGATTGGCCCCAAAGCATTCAAACCCGGCCTGGACAATACTCTCCGGCTTTGTGAAGCGCTGGGCAATCCGCAACAGCAGTTCAGGAGTATTCACGTAGCCGGAACGAATGGCAAAGGCAGTACCTCGCACATGCTGGCTGCTATCTACCAGTCGGCTGGCTACCGGGTTGGCCTATATACATCGCCCCATTTAAAATCCTTCACCGAGCGTATCCGGCTGAATGGACAGCCCATTGTTGAGGACGATGTGGCTTTGTTTGTGACCACCAACCAGTCATTGATCGAATCCATCGAGCCGTCGTTTTTTGAGGTAACGGTGGCGATGGCCTTTGCTTATTTTGCCCGTCAGCAACCCGATGTCGCCATCATTGAAGTAGGGCTGGGTGGTCGTCTGGATTCGACGAACGTGATTACACCCTTAGCATCCGTCATTACCAACATTGGTCTTGACCATACCGATATTCTGGGGGATACACTCACAAAGATTGCCCGTGAAAAAGCCGGTATTACTAAAGCGGGTATACCGGTGATCATTGGAGAGACCCAGCCAGAAACGACGCCGGTATTTACCGAAATGGCTAATCAACTAAAGGCACCTATTGTCTTTGCCGATCAGCTGTATACGGTTGCCGATGCTGGCCTGTCGGACGGGGTGAGGACTATCCGGGTCAAATCAGGCGACAGAGAAACTCAGTCATTTTCGCTGGATTTAACGGGCGGATATCAGTTGCATAATGTAGCGACGGTTCTGGCGACAGTTGATGTCTTACAAACGATTCTACCCGTATCCACGGAGTCAATTCAAACCGGTTTGCAAGCGGTTGTGCCATTAACCGGTCTGAAAGGTCGTTTTCAAATTCTTCACCAACAGCCACGAGTTATTGTCGATACGGCCCATAATAAACCCGGTCTGGATGCTTTGTTTACAACGATACAATCCATTCCGTTTGCATCGTTGCGGCTTGTCATCGGGCTGGTTGCCGATAAAGACCGCACCGCTGTGCTGCTTAGTCTGCCCGAATCGGCCATCTATTACTTTTGTCAGGCGGATACACCCCGGTCCTTACCAGCGGTTACGCTTCAGGCCGAAGCGGCTTCGCTGGGTCGCATGGGTAAAAGTTACCCGGATGTAAACAGTGCGCTGGCAGCCGCTTTACAACAGGCAACACCCGACGACCTGATCCTCATTACGGGTAGTAATTACCACATTGCTGAATTAATTGACTTATAA
- the gap gene encoding type I glyceraldehyde-3-phosphate dehydrogenase, producing the protein MEKIRVAINGFGRIGRLSFRQLLAKENIEVVAINDLTDNETLAHLLKYDSVHGRFSGTVQSDKDSITVNGTRIHAYAERDPKNLPWKELNIDVVLESTGRFVDEAGAGQHLTAGAKKVVISAPAKGNIPTVVLGVNDDTLTGEETIVSNASCTTNCLAPMAKVLDDVFGIEKGYMTTIHAYTADQNLQDAPHSDLRRARAAALSIVPTSTGAAKAVGLVLPQLKGKLDGNALRVPTPDGSLTDLTVILKRDVTVEEINNAIKAASETTLKGYLEYNVDEIVSIDIVGNPHSCIFDSKLTATNGNLAKVVGWYDNEFGYSSRVADLITKLFK; encoded by the coding sequence ATGGAAAAAATACGCGTTGCCATCAATGGCTTCGGTCGAATCGGTCGTCTTTCGTTCAGACAATTACTTGCCAAGGAAAACATTGAGGTTGTTGCTATCAATGACCTGACAGATAACGAAACATTAGCACACCTGTTAAAATATGATTCCGTTCACGGTAGGTTTTCAGGAACTGTACAATCCGATAAAGATAGTATTACCGTCAATGGAACACGCATACATGCCTATGCAGAGCGTGATCCTAAAAATCTTCCCTGGAAAGAACTAAATATCGACGTCGTTCTTGAATCAACCGGGCGTTTTGTCGATGAAGCCGGGGCTGGTCAACACTTAACGGCAGGCGCTAAGAAAGTAGTTATTTCAGCACCTGCTAAAGGGAATATTCCTACAGTCGTATTAGGCGTCAACGACGATACCCTGACCGGCGAAGAGACGATTGTTTCAAACGCTTCCTGTACGACCAATTGCCTGGCACCAATGGCAAAAGTTCTGGATGATGTTTTTGGTATCGAAAAAGGGTACATGACAACCATCCACGCTTACACGGCTGACCAGAACCTTCAGGACGCTCCTCACTCCGATCTGCGCCGGGCACGGGCAGCGGCCTTATCGATCGTTCCAACCTCTACGGGTGCCGCCAAAGCGGTGGGTCTGGTTTTGCCCCAATTAAAAGGAAAATTAGATGGCAATGCCCTACGGGTGCCAACTCCGGATGGTTCGCTCACCGATCTAACGGTCATTCTGAAGCGTGACGTCACTGTAGAAGAAATCAATAACGCAATCAAAGCAGCATCAGAAACCACGCTGAAAGGCTATCTGGAATACAATGTGGATGAAATCGTTTCGATTGACATCGTAGGTAATCCACATTCCTGCATCTTCGATTCAAAACTGACCGCCACCAACGGTAATCTGGCCAAAGTTGTTGGCTGGTACGACAATGAATTTGGTTACTCGAGCCGTGTGGCTGACTTAATTACAAAATTATTTAAGTAG
- a CDS encoding carboxymuconolactone decarboxylase family protein — protein sequence MTEYQTPKDRAYTDTLINSANKEAAAFLNLKHTAERTDGVIPIKYRELMSVAVALTTQCAYCIEAHITNAVQAGATREEIAETVFIAAAIRAGGAVGNGLMAMRLFEEASQVNP from the coding sequence ATGACCGAATACCAGACGCCTAAAGACCGTGCCTATACCGATACCCTCATCAATTCTGCTAATAAAGAGGCTGCCGCTTTCTTAAACCTAAAACATACAGCCGAGCGAACGGATGGTGTTATTCCCATCAAGTATCGGGAACTCATGTCAGTGGCGGTTGCCCTGACAACTCAATGCGCCTATTGCATTGAAGCCCACATCACCAATGCGGTTCAGGCAGGTGCTACTCGCGAAGAAATTGCTGAAACCGTTTTCATTGCGGCCGCGATACGGGCAGGCGGTGCGGTGGGCAATGGCCTTATGGCGATGCGTCTTTTCGAAGAAGCCAGCCAGGTAAACCCATAA
- a CDS encoding 2,3,4,5-tetrahydropyridine-2,6-dicarboxylate N-succinyltransferase, producing the protein MNTEIEAIWANRDLLSDPKSIQTIKDVINQLDRGALRVANPPAHENADWTVNEWVKKAILLYFISQQMKTEEVGIFSFHDKIPLKSNFADAKVRVVPPAVARYGSYQAPGVILMPSYVNIGAYVDERTMVDTWATVGSCAQIGKDVHLSGGVGIGGVLEPPQAAPVIIEDGAFVGSRCIVVEGARIGKRAVLGAGVTITGSSKIIDVTGAKPVEYKGYVPANSVVIPGSYAKQFPAGEYHVPCAIIIGQRKESTDLKTSLNDALRENNVSV; encoded by the coding sequence ATGAATACCGAAATCGAGGCTATCTGGGCAAACAGAGATCTTTTATCAGATCCTAAATCAATCCAGACGATTAAAGACGTAATAAATCAATTAGATAGGGGAGCCCTTCGCGTAGCCAATCCGCCCGCTCATGAAAATGCTGACTGGACGGTGAACGAATGGGTAAAAAAAGCCATACTGCTCTACTTTATCAGTCAGCAGATGAAAACCGAGGAGGTTGGTATTTTTTCATTTCATGACAAGATCCCATTAAAAAGCAATTTCGCCGACGCTAAAGTACGGGTCGTTCCACCGGCGGTAGCACGCTACGGATCCTATCAGGCACCCGGCGTAATCCTTATGCCATCCTATGTTAATATTGGCGCTTATGTCGATGAACGAACCATGGTCGACACCTGGGCAACGGTTGGCAGTTGCGCCCAGATCGGGAAAGATGTTCACCTCAGTGGCGGAGTCGGTATAGGAGGTGTACTGGAACCACCCCAGGCAGCTCCGGTTATTATTGAGGATGGCGCTTTTGTTGGCTCACGTTGTATTGTGGTAGAAGGTGCACGCATTGGGAAACGGGCTGTCTTAGGAGCTGGCGTTACCATCACGGGTTCATCAAAAATAATTGACGTGACGGGTGCTAAACCCGTCGAATACAAAGGATACGTTCCTGCTAACTCGGTGGTTATACCGGGAAGTTATGCTAAACAATTCCCGGCTGGCGAATATCATGTTCCCTGTGCTATCATCATTGGACAGCGAAAAGAATCTACAGATTTGAAAACATCGTTGAATGATGCGCTCCGCGAGAATAATGTATCGGTTTAA
- a CDS encoding energy transducer TonB: MNRITFDNEGEIRVKSLAGAVIINVLLVAILLLVHLSQTIPNPPPIQFVEVNFGTDSRGSGRIQTYNKASDSPNPENVKAAEKRPNPKVNTTPRLEKSRPTPVPKVEEAKPAKTATEKPLIASKEPSPVTTPERPEPKRVETSKAAPVEKPAPPAPPKKVETVNNDALFKKSSGGGGSNGTVGKASGTGGNNNGDDASGVGDKGNPNGKIDAKSLYGTPGGAATGVAFDVSGWSLAGRPSVNDDSDETGKIIFKITVDGDGEITRVQTQQTTVSPSVVEVYRKAVQRLRLRPKGGATPPTATGTITFIITSK; the protein is encoded by the coding sequence ATGAACCGTATCACATTCGACAACGAGGGCGAAATTCGGGTAAAGTCACTGGCGGGTGCCGTTATCATCAATGTACTCCTGGTGGCTATCTTATTACTCGTTCACCTGTCACAAACGATCCCGAATCCACCCCCGATTCAATTCGTGGAGGTCAACTTCGGCACCGACTCCAGGGGGAGCGGTCGCATTCAGACCTATAATAAGGCCTCTGACTCACCCAATCCGGAGAATGTAAAAGCGGCCGAAAAAAGGCCGAACCCGAAGGTGAACACGACTCCCCGGCTGGAAAAGAGCCGACCAACGCCAGTTCCCAAAGTAGAGGAGGCCAAACCGGCTAAAACGGCAACCGAAAAGCCACTCATTGCGAGTAAAGAACCGAGCCCGGTTACTACACCCGAACGACCCGAGCCTAAACGGGTTGAAACCTCAAAAGCGGCTCCCGTTGAAAAGCCTGCCCCCCCGGCACCGCCCAAAAAGGTCGAGACCGTCAATAACGATGCCCTGTTCAAAAAATCATCGGGTGGGGGTGGTTCGAACGGTACGGTTGGGAAAGCCTCCGGAACCGGCGGGAATAACAATGGCGATGACGCAAGTGGTGTTGGGGATAAAGGCAACCCCAACGGAAAGATTGATGCCAAAAGCCTGTATGGTACCCCTGGCGGAGCCGCTACCGGCGTGGCATTCGATGTGTCGGGCTGGTCGCTCGCGGGCCGTCCAAGTGTCAATGATGATTCCGATGAGACGGGCAAGATTATCTTTAAAATAACGGTCGATGGCGATGGCGAAATAACCAGGGTTCAAACCCAGCAGACTACCGTTAGTCCATCTGTCGTAGAAGTATACCGAAAGGCCGTTCAGCGGCTTCGGCTACGTCCGAAAGGGGGAGCCACGCCACCAACAGCCACCGGTACAATTACCTTTATCATTACGTCCAAGTAA